One window of the Candidatus Microbacterium colombiense genome contains the following:
- a CDS encoding L,D-transpeptidase family protein: protein MTDLISAPGAAAGARGDDQTPTSVLTPADAPTDSMPPTTGETPVAWAPIEPKPKKRRLGLWIGLGLGVVALGAGAASMILIAPGTTVAGIPVGWMTPGAASEAISSHLAQTEVTLTGAGDGVVLSGADLGASIAATELADQAFAAHPMWNLSTWMGDPIPGEITLDAEKATSALRGAVPSSYQDPTDAGLTFDAASGNYVVTPSAAGTGIDVGEVTSAFAAAVADGAKSLEFSGAPTEALPAISDDDAAAKAASLNTMLGTVGFYVGDERTVPVSRAGAASWLTIIDDDGTLRVQADAQLIQATVDNLAPRVDRAPVNATNIVDSAGTVLRAEQAGANGRALADTSGVAEQFAQQLEAGDGVFALEVTQTPFKTVNLFRRIEINLSSQHAYLFENDKVVRSWAVSTGLPGTPTPTGNFKVFAHTAMQDMGCYEGAPYCTENVPWITWFTTNIGFHGTYWHNNYGNRMSHGCVNLPIDLAKFVYDWSPVGVEVSVYN, encoded by the coding sequence GTGACCGATCTGATCTCAGCGCCGGGCGCTGCAGCTGGAGCGCGAGGCGACGACCAGACGCCGACGTCGGTGCTGACGCCCGCCGACGCACCCACCGACTCGATGCCGCCGACCACTGGCGAGACGCCGGTGGCCTGGGCCCCGATCGAACCGAAGCCGAAGAAGCGTCGGCTCGGACTCTGGATCGGCCTCGGACTCGGCGTCGTCGCTCTCGGTGCCGGCGCGGCATCGATGATCCTCATCGCGCCCGGCACCACCGTGGCCGGCATCCCCGTGGGATGGATGACTCCTGGTGCGGCCTCGGAGGCCATCAGCTCCCACCTCGCTCAGACCGAGGTGACCCTCACCGGCGCAGGCGACGGCGTCGTGCTCAGCGGCGCAGACCTCGGCGCGTCCATCGCCGCCACCGAACTCGCCGATCAGGCGTTCGCCGCGCACCCGATGTGGAACCTGAGCACCTGGATGGGCGACCCGATCCCCGGCGAGATCACCCTCGATGCAGAGAAGGCGACCAGCGCCCTGCGCGGCGCCGTGCCCTCCAGCTATCAGGACCCGACCGATGCCGGCCTCACGTTCGATGCGGCATCCGGCAACTACGTCGTGACTCCGTCCGCCGCGGGCACGGGGATCGACGTCGGCGAGGTCACGTCGGCGTTCGCAGCAGCCGTCGCCGACGGCGCGAAGTCGCTGGAGTTCTCCGGCGCCCCGACCGAGGCTCTGCCGGCGATCTCCGACGACGACGCCGCTGCGAAAGCGGCATCCCTCAACACGATGCTCGGAACCGTCGGGTTCTACGTCGGCGACGAGCGCACCGTTCCCGTGTCCCGAGCGGGAGCCGCGAGCTGGCTGACGATCATCGACGACGACGGCACGCTCCGTGTCCAGGCCGATGCGCAGTTGATCCAGGCGACGGTCGACAATCTCGCTCCCCGCGTGGATCGCGCCCCGGTGAATGCGACCAACATCGTCGATTCCGCCGGCACCGTGCTGCGCGCCGAGCAGGCGGGAGCGAACGGTCGGGCGCTGGCCGACACCTCCGGCGTCGCCGAGCAGTTCGCCCAGCAGCTCGAGGCCGGCGACGGCGTCTTCGCGCTCGAGGTCACCCAGACCCCGTTCAAGACGGTCAACCTGTTCCGGCGCATCGAGATCAACCTGAGCTCGCAGCACGCCTACCTGTTCGAGAACGACAAGGTCGTGCGGTCCTGGGCCGTCTCCACCGGCCTTCCGGGTACCCCCACGCCGACCGGCAACTTCAAGGTCTTCGCTCACACCGCCATGCAGGACATGGGCTGCTACGAGGGCGCTCCGTACTGCACCGAGAACGTTCCGTGGATCACCTGGTTCACCACGAACATCGGCTTCCACGGCACCTACTGGCACAACAACTACGGCAACCGCATGAGCCACGGCTGCGTCAACCTGCCGATCGATCTCGCCAAGTTCGTCTACGACTGGTCGCCCGTCGGCGTCGAGGTCTCGGTCTACAACTGA
- a CDS encoding RidA family protein: MTAKIRVSTDAAPAPAHTFSQGIRKGPIVQVSGQGPVDPVTNEYLFPGDVAAQTTRTLENVKAIVEASGATFDDVVMLRVYLTKREDFPIMNEAYGAFVTAHTTTGVLPSRTTVFTGLPREEMLVEIDGLAVVD, encoded by the coding sequence ATGACTGCGAAGATCCGCGTTTCGACCGACGCCGCCCCCGCCCCCGCCCACACGTTCTCCCAGGGCATCCGCAAGGGCCCGATCGTCCAGGTCTCCGGCCAGGGACCGGTCGACCCCGTGACGAACGAGTATCTCTTCCCCGGCGATGTTGCCGCACAGACCACCCGCACGCTGGAGAACGTCAAGGCGATCGTCGAGGCCTCGGGCGCGACGTTCGACGACGTCGTGATGCTGCGCGTGTACCTGACCAAGCGCGAGGACTTCCCGATCATGAACGAGGCGTACGGCGCCTTCGTGACCGCTCACACGACCACCGGAGTGCTCCCCTCCCGCACGACCGTGTTCACCGGTCTCCCCCGCGAGGAGATGCTGGTCGAGATCGACGGACTCGCTGTCGTCGACTGA
- a CDS encoding amino acid deaminase — protein MPLQIPDPVVGAWTKGFPARVHGRRLSEIADAGLHLSDLVTPVLTVHASALTHNESTVLDWARDQGVLLAPHGKTTMAPALWQRLIDAGAWGISVATPWQAEVAVDAGVRTVLIANAVTDGAAALRFRDMLAADPGLRILCWADSVATVGILAAGMAGAARPLDVLIELGGAHGRTGARTVDEGAQIARAVTDASGLRLAGVAGYEGPFGPDRSDASVAAVDAYLETLIALHDLLEYPEGLRPVLSAGGSAFPDRAAAVLGRRNGSADVVLRSGAFQIHDDGFYARMSPFGPLTATDPLRSAMHAWSRVVSQPEPGLALLDAGRRDVPFDLDLPTPQSVPGAITALNDQHAFLQLAPQATVAVGDVVRLGLSHPCTAFDKWRVVAVIDDPDAADPRVIGAVATCF, from the coding sequence ATGCCTCTACAAATTCCGGATCCTGTCGTCGGCGCATGGACGAAAGGCTTCCCGGCCCGGGTGCACGGTCGTCGGCTGTCCGAGATCGCGGATGCCGGTCTCCACCTCTCGGACCTGGTGACCCCGGTCCTGACCGTGCACGCCTCGGCGTTGACCCACAACGAGTCGACCGTCCTCGACTGGGCGCGTGACCAGGGCGTGCTGCTCGCCCCCCACGGCAAGACCACGATGGCCCCCGCGCTGTGGCAGAGACTCATCGACGCCGGAGCGTGGGGCATCTCGGTGGCGACGCCGTGGCAGGCCGAAGTGGCCGTGGACGCGGGAGTACGCACCGTCCTCATCGCGAACGCCGTCACCGATGGGGCCGCAGCGCTGCGCTTCCGGGACATGCTCGCGGCGGATCCTGGCCTGCGGATCCTGTGCTGGGCCGACTCGGTCGCGACGGTCGGCATCCTCGCAGCGGGGATGGCGGGAGCCGCGCGACCACTCGATGTGCTCATCGAGCTCGGCGGCGCGCACGGGCGCACGGGCGCGCGTACCGTGGACGAAGGCGCACAGATCGCCCGAGCCGTCACGGATGCCTCCGGACTGCGTCTCGCCGGCGTCGCGGGATACGAAGGGCCGTTCGGGCCGGATCGCAGCGACGCGTCGGTCGCCGCGGTGGACGCCTACCTCGAGACGCTCATCGCACTCCACGATCTGCTGGAGTACCCCGAGGGACTGCGCCCTGTGCTCAGCGCCGGCGGCAGCGCGTTCCCGGACCGAGCAGCCGCGGTGCTGGGGCGGCGGAACGGATCCGCCGACGTGGTGCTGCGCTCGGGTGCCTTCCAGATCCACGACGACGGTTTCTACGCGCGCATGTCACCGTTCGGTCCGCTGACGGCGACCGATCCGCTGCGGTCGGCCATGCACGCGTGGTCGCGCGTCGTCTCCCAGCCGGAGCCCGGTCTGGCCCTGTTGGATGCCGGACGCCGCGATGTGCCGTTCGACCTCGATCTGCCCACCCCGCAGTCGGTGCCGGGAGCGATCACGGCCCTCAACGACCAGCACGCGTTCCTGCAGCTGGCGCCCCAGGCCACCGTCGCGGTCGGCGATGTCGTGCGCCTCGGGCTCTCGCATCCGTGCACCGCCTTCGACAAGTGGCGCGTGGTCGCCGTGATCGATGATCCGGATGCCGCGGACCCGCGCGTGATCGGGGCGGTGGCGACATGCTTCTGA
- a CDS encoding family 20 glycosylhydrolase, producing the protein MLLSAEKAAIGQVRVYRSATVVDGTGGKRYVGDVAVEGARIVAVIAQAAAELLVLELPEGAVEIDARGLVLAPGFIDMHAHSDLAVLRGSAHDAKILQGVTTEVLGQDGLGYAPLDDATAAVIPAQIAGWNGLPDTAPWRTLDDLLDVIDAATVGNVAMLVPQGNLRMMVVGHENRPASSVEITAMCDLLGSAMDAGAFGMSSGLTYTPGMYAATDELEALCRVVAERGGYWAPHTRSYGAAALDAYREALDIGRRTGCPIHLTHATMNFAPNRGRAAELLAVIDQAIDDGVDVTLDTYPYLPGATTLAALLPSRLSEGGDPVAALAALTDGEREQLRVELEEIGCDGFHGERADWTAIQISGTANPALEHLIGRTIAEIASSAGRRAVDVVVDTVIADAGATGILMHIGDEDNVRAIMRHARHTAGSDGILIGSRPHPRGRGTFPRYLGHYVRELGILTLEEAVRHLSGTPAARLALDRGDAPRGVIRAGAAADLVLFDPLTIAAGATFDHPLEPPTGIVEVLVAGVPVLENGAITGETPGRALRMPPPPHRATVPKADARIDPSAPGFVWRPSTPIIATADLAPAIARLSADVRSDAGRPGIHLVLDERLGAPNDPLSAEAFRVEVTADRVEVRGASAAGVFRGATTLRQLRGAEGDEVVVPAGVWEGTPAYGWRGVMLDVARHFRPAGDIRRLIDLLADHHLNILHLHLTDDQGWRFEVPGYPRLTEVGAHRTATQRGHGPLATVEPGVHEGHYTAEELRGLVAYAAERFVTLVPEVELPGHIQAGLAAYPEFGNLDASEPPSGPWERFGVNPRTLAPTEASLAFGRAAIDALCDVFDSPWIGIGGDEVPVTEWAASPAAAERMQELGLSTPHDVQPWFTAHFVEHVRSRGRVALAWDEVLEGDVPDGVSVLAWRGPAAMREALRRGIPVIACPDLEVYLDYPQSESAEEPIRVGPPLTIERAYSFRVEEGAVGGQANIWSEHLPTRDRLDFAAFPRLAAIAERLWEGGMQGDYADFARRLPTHLNRLAAAGVRYRPLDGPTPDQRRPGVPGKPLTIEAREDIVAGLVTRLLERAGSAPDTAPESM; encoded by the coding sequence ATGCTTCTGAGCGCGGAGAAGGCGGCCATCGGCCAGGTGCGCGTGTATCGCTCGGCGACCGTGGTCGACGGCACAGGCGGCAAGCGATACGTCGGCGACGTGGCGGTGGAAGGGGCGCGCATCGTCGCCGTGATCGCGCAGGCGGCTGCCGAGCTGCTCGTGCTGGAGCTCCCCGAGGGCGCGGTGGAGATCGACGCGCGAGGCCTGGTGCTCGCCCCCGGCTTCATCGACATGCATGCGCACAGCGACCTCGCGGTGCTCCGCGGCAGTGCGCATGACGCCAAGATCCTCCAGGGCGTGACCACCGAGGTGCTCGGCCAGGACGGTCTGGGGTACGCCCCTCTCGACGACGCGACGGCGGCCGTGATCCCGGCGCAGATCGCGGGCTGGAACGGCCTGCCGGACACGGCTCCGTGGCGCACCCTGGACGATCTGCTCGACGTGATCGATGCGGCGACGGTCGGGAATGTGGCGATGCTGGTGCCCCAGGGCAACCTCCGCATGATGGTCGTCGGTCACGAGAATCGTCCGGCGAGCTCTGTCGAGATCACCGCGATGTGCGATCTGCTCGGGTCTGCGATGGATGCCGGGGCCTTCGGCATGTCCAGCGGACTCACCTACACGCCCGGAATGTACGCCGCCACGGATGAGCTCGAGGCTCTGTGCCGCGTCGTCGCCGAGCGCGGGGGATACTGGGCCCCGCACACCCGCAGCTACGGCGCTGCCGCGCTCGACGCCTATCGTGAAGCGCTCGACATCGGTCGGCGCACGGGATGCCCGATCCACCTGACACACGCCACCATGAACTTCGCGCCCAATCGGGGGCGAGCGGCGGAACTGCTCGCCGTGATCGATCAGGCGATCGACGACGGCGTGGACGTCACGCTCGACACGTACCCCTACCTGCCCGGTGCCACCACCCTCGCCGCTCTGCTGCCGAGCAGGCTCTCCGAGGGCGGGGACCCGGTCGCCGCGCTCGCCGCCTTGACCGACGGCGAGCGTGAACAGCTGCGCGTCGAGCTCGAGGAGATCGGATGCGACGGCTTCCACGGTGAGCGCGCGGACTGGACGGCCATCCAGATCTCGGGAACCGCGAACCCCGCCCTCGAGCATCTGATCGGTCGGACCATCGCCGAGATCGCGTCGAGCGCGGGGCGCCGCGCGGTCGACGTGGTGGTCGACACCGTGATCGCGGATGCCGGGGCGACGGGCATCCTGATGCACATCGGCGACGAGGACAATGTGCGCGCGATCATGCGGCATGCCCGTCACACGGCCGGCAGCGACGGCATCCTCATCGGCTCGCGTCCCCACCCGCGCGGTCGCGGAACGTTCCCGCGGTATCTCGGCCACTACGTGCGCGAGCTCGGCATACTCACGCTGGAGGAGGCCGTCCGCCACCTCAGCGGGACGCCGGCCGCGCGGCTCGCGCTCGATCGCGGCGATGCGCCACGCGGCGTGATCCGCGCGGGGGCGGCCGCCGATCTGGTGCTGTTCGACCCGCTGACGATCGCCGCCGGCGCGACGTTCGACCACCCGTTGGAGCCGCCGACGGGCATCGTCGAGGTGCTGGTCGCGGGTGTTCCGGTGCTCGAGAACGGCGCTATCACCGGGGAGACCCCGGGGAGGGCGCTGCGGATGCCGCCGCCGCCGCACCGTGCGACCGTCCCGAAGGCCGACGCGCGGATCGATCCGAGCGCCCCGGGCTTCGTCTGGCGTCCGTCGACGCCGATCATCGCGACGGCAGATCTCGCGCCCGCGATCGCCCGTCTCTCTGCCGATGTGCGCAGCGACGCGGGGCGTCCCGGCATTCATCTGGTGCTCGATGAGCGACTGGGAGCGCCGAACGATCCGCTGAGCGCGGAGGCGTTCCGCGTGGAGGTCACCGCCGATCGGGTCGAGGTCAGGGGTGCATCGGCCGCCGGGGTCTTCCGCGGCGCGACCACGCTCCGCCAGCTCCGCGGCGCTGAGGGCGACGAGGTCGTCGTGCCCGCAGGGGTCTGGGAGGGAACACCCGCGTATGGGTGGCGGGGCGTGATGCTCGATGTGGCGCGGCATTTCCGCCCCGCAGGCGACATCCGTCGACTGATCGACCTGCTCGCCGATCACCACCTGAACATCCTGCACCTGCACCTCACGGACGATCAGGGCTGGCGCTTCGAGGTGCCCGGCTATCCGCGGCTCACCGAGGTGGGTGCGCACCGCACCGCCACGCAGCGCGGGCACGGTCCGCTCGCGACGGTCGAACCGGGCGTCCACGAGGGTCATTACACGGCCGAGGAGCTGCGCGGACTGGTGGCATACGCCGCCGAGCGGTTCGTCACCCTGGTGCCCGAAGTCGAACTCCCCGGACACATCCAGGCCGGTCTCGCCGCCTACCCGGAGTTCGGCAACCTCGATGCCAGCGAGCCCCCGAGCGGGCCGTGGGAGCGCTTCGGCGTGAACCCGCGCACGCTCGCTCCCACCGAGGCGTCGCTCGCCTTCGGGCGCGCGGCGATCGACGCGCTCTGCGACGTCTTCGATTCGCCGTGGATCGGGATCGGCGGTGACGAGGTGCCGGTCACGGAGTGGGCCGCGAGCCCCGCCGCGGCCGAGCGGATGCAAGAGCTGGGTCTCTCGACGCCGCACGATGTGCAGCCGTGGTTCACTGCGCATTTCGTGGAGCATGTGCGCAGTCGCGGCCGGGTCGCTCTCGCCTGGGACGAGGTGCTCGAGGGTGATGTTCCCGACGGGGTCAGCGTGCTCGCCTGGCGGGGCCCGGCAGCGATGCGGGAGGCGCTGCGCCGTGGCATCCCCGTGATCGCGTGCCCCGACCTCGAGGTGTATCTCGACTACCCGCAGTCGGAGTCGGCGGAGGAGCCGATCCGCGTCGGTCCGCCGCTCACGATCGAGCGGGCCTACTCCTTCCGCGTGGAGGAGGGGGCGGTCGGCGGGCAGGCGAACATCTGGAGCGAGCACCTGCCGACCAGGGATCGACTCGACTTCGCCGCGTTCCCACGCCTGGCTGCGATCGCCGAGCGATTGTGGGAGGGCGGCATGCAGGGGGACTACGCCGACTTCGCGCGACGCCTGCCCACACATCTGAATCGCCTGGCGGCGGCCGGGGTGCGGTATCGTCCACTCGATGGCCCGACGCCCGATCAGCGTCGTCCGGGAGTACCGGGAAAGCCGCTCACGATCGAGGCGCGTGAGGACATCGTCGCCGGCCTCGTGACGCGGCTCCTCGAACGAGCGGGATCGGCACCGGACACGGCGCCGGAATCAATGTAA
- a CDS encoding ROK family transcriptional regulator — translation MPPSSEYAGGNTHAFGPGRHLRSRSKVLPEHARGHNRALVLQTLYHAGAMSRADLSRETGLTRVTISDLVAEFIADGIVIEMGVRETVGPGKPPILIDIDRVGHQIIGLDLSGPSAFVGAVLSLDGDVLERREVVRPEAADGDAAYAALLELARLLVAASTQPLLGVGIGTPGVVRPDGLVLSSPNLGWTNFPLEAKLGADLDLPVLARNDANAAVLAEYTFGDAKADFMLIKIGRGVGAGLITGSQPLLGSRFAAGEIGHVVVGTDGGPRCACGKDGCLEAWLSVSRLREALAADPSARDEILRDSGTRMAIAIAPIVAALDLSEVVLSGPADLLDGILIDAAIETLHARTLEGVFEDALIRLTHQDDIVLRGAAVMVLSGQLGVS, via the coding sequence ATGCCACCGTCGTCAGAGTACGCCGGTGGCAACACGCATGCCTTCGGCCCCGGACGGCACCTGCGCTCCCGTTCGAAAGTGCTTCCCGAGCACGCACGCGGGCACAACCGGGCGCTCGTCCTGCAGACGCTCTACCACGCCGGAGCGATGAGTCGAGCCGACCTCTCCCGCGAGACCGGACTGACCAGGGTCACGATCTCCGACCTGGTCGCCGAGTTCATCGCCGACGGCATCGTGATCGAGATGGGCGTGCGGGAGACCGTCGGTCCGGGCAAGCCCCCGATCCTCATCGACATCGACCGCGTGGGCCATCAGATCATCGGACTCGACCTCTCGGGCCCGAGCGCGTTCGTCGGAGCGGTCCTGAGCCTGGACGGCGACGTGCTCGAGCGCCGCGAGGTCGTGCGTCCCGAGGCAGCCGACGGTGACGCCGCGTACGCCGCCCTGCTCGAACTCGCCCGGTTGCTGGTCGCGGCATCCACACAGCCGCTGCTCGGCGTCGGGATCGGCACCCCGGGTGTCGTGCGCCCCGACGGACTCGTGCTGAGCTCGCCGAACCTCGGCTGGACGAACTTCCCCCTCGAGGCCAAGCTCGGAGCCGATCTCGACCTTCCCGTGCTCGCCCGTAACGACGCGAACGCCGCGGTGCTGGCCGAGTACACCTTCGGCGACGCCAAGGCGGACTTCATGCTCATCAAGATCGGGCGCGGCGTCGGCGCCGGCCTGATCACCGGCAGTCAGCCGTTGCTGGGCAGCCGATTCGCCGCAGGCGAGATCGGGCACGTCGTGGTCGGAACCGACGGCGGACCCCGGTGCGCGTGCGGCAAGGACGGATGCCTGGAGGCCTGGCTCAGCGTGAGCCGGCTCCGCGAGGCGCTCGCCGCAGATCCGTCGGCCCGTGACGAGATCCTCCGCGACTCCGGCACACGCATGGCCATCGCCATCGCTCCGATCGTCGCCGCCCTCGATCTCTCCGAGGTGGTGCTCTCCGGCCCGGCCGACCTGCTCGACGGAATCCTCATCGACGCCGCGATCGAGACGCTGCACGCGCGCACACTGGAGGGTGTCTTCGAGGACGCCCTCATCCGCCTCACGCACCAGGATGACATCGTGCTGCGTGGCGCCGCTGTCATGGTGCTCTCGGGGCAGCTGGGCGTCTCGTGA
- a CDS encoding ROK family protein has product MKGVDFADLEGRQIRVGLDVGGTKIDAVAVAPSGDIVGRIRRPTGWGEDAVLQSIALAVTTLAEESGLGIDDIRSVGVGIPGLVDADSGRVLHAVNLGVDALDLAVRAEQTIGVPFRVENDVKAAALGAAALRGATGSMAYLNLGTGVAAGIVMDGRIWRGSRGTAGEVGHISVDPNGRLCGCGQRGCVETFCGGGALAKAWGRPGALPVRDIIDAADAGDAQALALRDDLYRGAAAAVRVLVLSADVESVIIGGGLTALGERLENGIRRALLLDAEASPFMRSLQLDERIEMLPAGSPAAAFGAALVGASVSQEESVSHG; this is encoded by the coding sequence ATGAAGGGTGTCGACTTCGCCGACCTCGAGGGTCGGCAGATTCGTGTGGGCCTGGACGTCGGGGGCACCAAGATCGACGCAGTGGCCGTCGCGCCATCGGGCGATATCGTCGGGCGGATCCGTCGCCCCACCGGCTGGGGCGAGGACGCCGTGCTGCAGAGCATCGCGCTCGCCGTCACGACGCTCGCGGAGGAGTCCGGACTCGGCATCGACGACATCCGCTCCGTCGGCGTGGGGATCCCCGGTCTGGTGGATGCGGACTCCGGCCGTGTGCTGCACGCCGTGAACCTCGGGGTGGACGCGCTGGATCTCGCCGTCCGGGCGGAGCAGACGATCGGGGTGCCCTTCCGCGTCGAGAACGACGTCAAGGCCGCAGCCCTCGGCGCCGCAGCCCTGCGCGGTGCGACCGGCTCGATGGCCTACCTGAACCTCGGCACAGGCGTCGCCGCCGGCATCGTGATGGACGGGCGTATCTGGCGCGGATCCCGCGGCACGGCCGGCGAGGTGGGGCACATCTCCGTCGATCCGAACGGCCGCCTGTGCGGGTGCGGACAGCGCGGTTGCGTGGAGACCTTCTGCGGCGGTGGCGCACTGGCGAAGGCGTGGGGCCGCCCCGGAGCCCTGCCGGTGCGAGACATCATCGACGCGGCCGACGCCGGCGACGCGCAGGCCCTCGCGCTGCGCGACGATCTCTACCGCGGGGCTGCCGCCGCCGTGCGCGTGCTCGTGCTGTCGGCCGACGTCGAGTCCGTCATCATCGGTGGCGGTCTGACCGCGCTCGGCGAGCGGCTCGAGAACGGCATCCGCCGAGCGCTGCTGCTCGACGCCGAGGCCTCGCCCTTCATGCGTTCCCTGCAGCTCGATGAAAGAATCGAGATGCTTCCCGCGGGGTCTCCCGCCGCCGCATTCGGCGCCGCACTCGTCGGCGCATCCGTATCCCAGGAGGAGAGCGTTTCCCATGGCTGA
- the nagB gene encoding glucosamine-6-phosphate deaminase: MAEVVIVENAEAAGALVATEIVELIAQRADAVLGLATGSTPLPVYQALRAQLAGRDLSKVRGFALDEYVGLDPAHPESYRSVITREVIEPLGLDPQRIHVPNGAHATIQHAGDDYETAIEAAGGVDLQILGIGTDGHIGFNEPGSSFASRTRVKTLTEQTREDNARFFDSIDDVPRHCITQGLGTILKARHLVLLAFGGGKAQAVADAVEGPLTAFLPGSAIQLHPHATIVVDEAAASRLRLADYYRYTFANKPAWQGI, translated from the coding sequence ATGGCTGAGGTCGTCATCGTCGAGAATGCGGAGGCCGCCGGCGCGCTGGTCGCCACCGAGATCGTCGAGCTCATCGCGCAGCGAGCCGACGCGGTGCTGGGCCTGGCCACCGGGTCGACTCCGCTCCCGGTCTACCAGGCGCTGCGCGCCCAGCTCGCCGGTCGCGACCTCTCGAAGGTGCGTGGTTTCGCTCTCGACGAGTACGTGGGCCTCGACCCCGCGCACCCCGAGAGCTATCGGTCGGTCATCACCCGCGAGGTGATCGAACCGCTGGGACTCGACCCGCAGCGCATCCACGTGCCCAACGGCGCCCACGCGACCATCCAGCACGCGGGAGACGACTACGAGACCGCGATCGAGGCCGCCGGCGGCGTCGATCTGCAGATCCTCGGCATCGGCACCGACGGCCACATCGGATTCAACGAACCCGGTTCGTCCTTCGCCTCGCGCACGCGGGTGAAGACCCTGACCGAGCAGACCCGTGAGGACAACGCCCGCTTCTTCGACTCGATCGACGACGTCCCCCGCCACTGCATCACGCAGGGACTCGGCACGATCCTCAAGGCACGTCACCTTGTCCTGCTCGCTTTCGGCGGGGGCAAGGCGCAGGCGGTCGCCGACGCCGTGGAGGGTCCGCTCACCGCGTTCCTGCCCGGCTCTGCGATCCAGCTTCACCCGCACGCGACGATCGTGGTCGACGAGGCAGCGGCTTCGCGCCTGAGACTGGCGGACTACTACCGCTACACCTTCGCCAACAAGCCGGCCTGGCAGGGCATCTGA
- a CDS encoding NUDIX domain-containing protein, producing the protein MPDIHVSAAVILDDDARVLVVRKEGTTRFMQPGGKPEPGETAVETLIRELQEELGLLLTADDLRPLGTFISAAANESGHRVIADAFAASIDPQSVTVNAELAELRWITPADVPTLPLAPLSLEHLLPLAWPGR; encoded by the coding sequence ATGCCTGACATCCACGTGAGTGCGGCGGTGATCCTCGACGACGACGCGCGCGTGCTCGTCGTGCGCAAGGAGGGCACCACCCGGTTCATGCAGCCCGGAGGCAAGCCCGAGCCGGGCGAGACCGCGGTGGAGACGTTGATCCGCGAATTGCAGGAGGAACTCGGCCTGCTGTTGACCGCCGACGATCTGCGGCCTCTCGGCACCTTCATCTCGGCGGCCGCGAACGAGTCGGGTCACCGCGTGATCGCCGATGCCTTCGCCGCGTCGATCGATCCTCAGAGCGTCACGGTGAACGCCGAGCTGGCCGAGCTCCGCTGGATCACGCCGGCGGATGTGCCGACGCTCCCGCTCGCACCCCTGAGCCTCGAACACCTTCTTCCGCTGGCGTGGCCCGGCCGGTGA